One Burkholderia sp. 9120 DNA window includes the following coding sequences:
- the glpD gene encoding glycerol-3-phosphate dehydrogenase, with amino-acid sequence MTQGSRYDLLVVGGGINGAGIARDAAGRGLSVLLCEQDDLAAHTSSASTKLIHGGLRYLEYREFGLVRKALQERETLLRAAPHIMWPLRFVMPHMPDLRPAWMIRAGLFLYDHLAKREMLPGSRGIVMRNHPAGAPLVDSIKRGFVYSDGWVNDARLVVLNALDAEERGAKILTRTRLVSAVRAGGEWRAQLKRADGTILDVRAASIANAAGPWVGELLHGALGREASHSVRLVKGSHIVTRRLFDHDHAYIFQNPDKRIIFAIPYEHDYTLIGTTDIEYRGDPSQVAITPEETQYLCDSINRYFKQKISPADVRWTYSGVRPLLEEEGADNPSAVTRDYSLELDSPAGEAPLLSVFGGKITTFRKLAEEAVDKLTHALHKSAASWTAGAPLPGGDMPNANFERFLTEFKQQHAWLPADLAHRLARAYGTRVKHVIGNAHSIADLGRAFAPGFYEAELTYLRDTEWARSAQDVLWRRSKLGLHVEPGTLDSITQEIDAWFVREPFRQSA; translated from the coding sequence GTGACGCAAGGCTCGAGATACGATTTGCTCGTCGTGGGCGGCGGGATCAACGGCGCAGGCATCGCTCGCGATGCGGCGGGCCGCGGCCTGTCGGTGTTGCTCTGCGAACAGGACGACCTGGCGGCGCATACGTCGTCGGCCAGCACCAAGCTGATTCACGGCGGCTTGCGCTACCTCGAATACCGCGAGTTCGGCCTGGTGCGCAAAGCGCTGCAGGAACGTGAAACGCTGTTGCGCGCGGCGCCGCACATCATGTGGCCGCTGCGCTTCGTGATGCCGCACATGCCCGATCTGCGCCCGGCGTGGATGATCCGCGCCGGCCTGTTCCTGTACGACCACCTCGCCAAACGCGAAATGCTGCCGGGTTCGCGCGGCATCGTGATGCGCAACCATCCCGCAGGCGCGCCGCTGGTCGATTCGATCAAGCGCGGTTTCGTGTATTCGGACGGCTGGGTCAACGACGCGCGCCTCGTCGTGCTGAACGCGCTGGACGCCGAAGAGCGCGGCGCGAAGATTCTCACCCGCACGCGGCTGGTCAGCGCGGTGCGCGCCGGCGGCGAATGGCGCGCGCAACTGAAGCGCGCGGACGGCACGATTCTCGACGTGCGCGCCGCTTCGATCGCGAATGCCGCGGGCCCGTGGGTCGGCGAGCTGCTGCATGGTGCGCTCGGCCGCGAAGCGTCGCACAGCGTGCGCCTGGTGAAAGGCAGCCACATCGTCACGCGGCGCCTGTTCGACCACGATCACGCGTACATCTTCCAGAATCCGGACAAGCGCATCATCTTCGCGATTCCGTACGAACACGACTACACGCTGATCGGCACCACCGATATCGAATACCGCGGTGACCCGTCGCAAGTGGCGATCACGCCGGAAGAAACGCAGTACCTGTGCGACTCGATCAACCGCTACTTCAAGCAGAAGATCTCGCCGGCCGACGTGCGCTGGACCTACTCGGGCGTGCGTCCGCTGCTCGAGGAAGAAGGCGCGGACAATCCGTCGGCGGTCACGCGCGACTACTCGCTCGAACTCGATTCGCCCGCGGGCGAAGCCCCGCTGCTGTCGGTGTTCGGCGGCAAGATCACCACCTTCCGCAAGCTTGCGGAAGAAGCCGTCGACAAACTCACGCACGCGCTGCACAAGAGCGCAGCTTCGTGGACGGCCGGCGCGCCACTGCCCGGCGGCGACATGCCGAACGCGAACTTCGAGCGCTTCCTGACCGAATTCAAGCAGCAGCACGCCTGGCTGCCGGCCGACCTCGCGCACCGTTTGGCCCGTGCGTACGGCACGCGCGTCAAGCACGTGATCGGCAACGCGCACTCGATTGCAGACCTCGGCCGCGCCTTCGCGCCAGGTTTTTACGAAGCCGAACTGACTTACCTGCGCGACACCGAATGGGCCCGCAGCGCTCAGGACGTGCTGTGGCGCCGTTCGAAACTCGGCCTGCACGTCGAACCGGGCACGCTCGATTCGATCACGCAAGAAATCGATGCATGGTTCGTCCGCGAACCGTTCCGACAGAGCGCGTAG
- a CDS encoding gamma-glutamyltransferase family protein → MTGFNWQNPYPTPRLPVFARNIVSTSHPLAAQAGLRMLWKGGNAVDAAIAAAAAITVVEPVSCGLGGDAFALVWDGKKLHGLNASGVSPAAWNVDYFKRKYGEENGLAKQPKRGWDAVTVPGVIAGWEALHQKFGSLPFADLMEPAIEIAERGHAVASIVAYKWAAAVPELKDLPGFAQTFMPRGRAPEVSELVRFPGHAKTLRKLAEQGPRAYYEGEIAEQIAAFAREGGAALTLDDLRNYRADWVEPIGKEYRGHTVHEIPPNGQGIAALIALGILEKFDVKELAVDNVESQHLQIEAMKLAFADVYRYVADPRSMDVTPEQMLDDAYLTSRAKLIDHKRATQFDFGMPKAGGTIYMSVADERGMMVSFIQSNYMGFGSGIVVPDSGIAMQNRGCGFSMDPKSPNVVEGGKRPFHTIIPSFLTQQVDGRQEAVMSFGVMGGDMQPQGHLQSIVRMLDYGQQPQAACDAPRWKVNRDFTIDIESTLDPRTAEALQKLGHTIKSVDDPYMDFGSGQYIWKLDRNEPERGYVAASDSRRDGLAAGF, encoded by the coding sequence ATGACTGGCTTCAACTGGCAAAACCCTTACCCGACGCCGCGTCTGCCCGTATTCGCGCGCAACATCGTTTCGACTTCGCATCCGCTCGCCGCGCAGGCGGGGCTGCGCATGCTGTGGAAAGGCGGCAATGCCGTCGACGCGGCGATCGCCGCGGCCGCCGCCATCACGGTGGTCGAGCCGGTGTCGTGCGGCCTTGGCGGCGATGCGTTCGCGCTGGTGTGGGACGGCAAGAAACTGCATGGTCTAAACGCGTCGGGCGTGTCGCCGGCGGCGTGGAACGTCGACTACTTCAAGCGCAAGTACGGCGAGGAAAACGGTCTGGCGAAACAACCCAAGCGTGGCTGGGACGCGGTGACGGTGCCCGGCGTGATCGCCGGCTGGGAGGCGCTGCATCAGAAGTTCGGCTCGCTGCCGTTCGCCGACCTGATGGAACCGGCGATCGAAATCGCCGAGCGCGGCCACGCGGTGGCCAGCATCGTCGCCTATAAATGGGCGGCCGCCGTGCCGGAGTTGAAGGATCTGCCGGGCTTCGCGCAAACCTTCATGCCGCGCGGCCGCGCGCCGGAAGTGAGCGAACTGGTGCGCTTTCCCGGCCACGCGAAGACGCTGCGCAAGCTCGCCGAGCAAGGCCCGCGCGCGTACTACGAAGGCGAGATCGCCGAGCAGATCGCCGCGTTCGCCCGCGAAGGCGGCGCCGCGCTGACGCTCGACGACCTGCGCAACTACCGCGCGGATTGGGTCGAGCCGATCGGCAAGGAATATCGCGGCCACACCGTGCATGAGATTCCGCCGAACGGCCAGGGCATCGCGGCGTTGATCGCGCTGGGCATCCTCGAAAAATTCGACGTGAAGGAACTGGCGGTCGACAACGTCGAGTCGCAGCACTTGCAGATCGAAGCAATGAAGCTGGCGTTCGCCGATGTCTACCGTTACGTGGCCGATCCGCGTTCCATGGACGTCACGCCCGAGCAGATGCTCGACGACGCTTACCTCACGTCGCGCGCGAAGCTGATCGATCACAAGCGCGCCACGCAGTTCGACTTCGGCATGCCGAAGGCGGGCGGCACGATCTACATGTCGGTGGCGGACGAGCGCGGCATGATGGTCAGCTTCATCCAGTCGAACTACATGGGCTTCGGCTCGGGCATCGTGGTGCCGGACAGCGGCATCGCGATGCAGAACCGCGGTTGCGGTTTTTCGATGGACCCGAAGTCGCCGAACGTGGTGGAAGGTGGCAAGCGGCCGTTCCACACGATCATTCCGTCGTTCCTCACGCAGCAGGTAGACGGCCGCCAGGAAGCGGTGATGAGCTTCGGCGTGATGGGCGGCGACATGCAGCCGCAAGGCCATCTGCAATCCATCGTGCGGATGCTCGACTACGGCCAGCAGCCGCAGGCTGCGTGCGACGCGCCGCGCTGGAAGGTCAATCGCGACTTCACGATCGACATCGAATCGACGCTCGATCCGCGCACCGCCGAGGCGTTGCAGAAGCTGGGCCACACGATCAAGTCGGTAGACGATCCGTACATGGATTTCGGCTCCGGCCAGTACATCTGGAAGCTCGATCGCAACGAACCGGAGCGCGGTTATGTGGCGGCGAGCGATAGCCGTCGCGACGGCCTGGCGGCCGGCTTCTGA
- a CDS encoding MIP/aquaporin family protein, with product MSPYIAEFIGTALLVLLGNGAVANVLLARTKGKGADLIVIVMGWAMAVFIAVYVTASFSGAHLNPVVTISLALAGKFAWAKVPGYVAAQMLGGMAGALLVWIAYRQHFEKEADADVKLGVFCTAPAIRSVPHNLLTEMIATFVLILGVLYLASPQVGLGALDALPVGLLVLGIGISLGGPTGYAMSPARDLSPRLMHALLPIPGKRGSDWSYAWIPVCGPLLGGAAATALYMFLHTMH from the coding sequence ATGTCTCCTTACATTGCGGAATTCATCGGCACCGCGCTTCTGGTGCTGCTCGGCAACGGCGCGGTCGCCAACGTGCTGCTCGCGCGCACCAAGGGCAAGGGCGCGGACCTGATCGTGATCGTGATGGGCTGGGCGATGGCCGTGTTCATCGCGGTCTACGTCACCGCGTCGTTCAGCGGCGCTCACCTGAACCCGGTCGTGACCATCAGCCTCGCGCTGGCCGGCAAATTCGCATGGGCCAAGGTGCCCGGCTACGTGGCCGCGCAAATGCTCGGCGGGATGGCAGGCGCGCTGCTCGTGTGGATCGCCTATCGTCAGCACTTCGAGAAGGAAGCCGATGCCGACGTGAAGCTCGGCGTGTTCTGCACCGCGCCGGCCATTCGCAGCGTGCCGCATAACCTGCTCACCGAAATGATCGCCACCTTCGTGCTGATTCTCGGCGTGCTGTATCTGGCGTCGCCGCAAGTCGGTCTGGGCGCGCTCGACGCGCTGCCGGTCGGCCTGCTGGTGCTCGGTATCGGCATCTCGCTCGGCGGCCCGACGGGTTACGCGATGAGCCCGGCGCGCGATCTGTCGCCGCGTCTGATGCACGCGCTGCTGCCGATTCCGGGCAAGCGCGGCAGTGACTGGAGCTATGCATGGATTCCGGTCTGCGGTCCGCTGCTGGGCGGCGCGGCGGCCACGGCGCTGTACATGTTCCTGCACACCATGCACTAA
- the glpK gene encoding glycerol kinase GlpK, with product MQDQYILALDQGTTSSRAMLFDRLGNVVSTAQKEFQQIYPRPGWVEHDPQEIWSTQAGVAAEAVTRAGMNGTSIAAIGITNQRETTIVWDRETGHPIYNAIVWQDRRTADFCDQLKEQGLEEKVRAKTGLPIDSYFSATKIRWILDNVEGAREKARQGRLAFGTVDSWLVWNFTKGGLHVTDVTNASRTMLFNIHTLQWDNELLEALDIPRNMLPEVRPSSEVYGPTKTTVFASKIPLAGIAGDQHAALFGQMCTQSGMVKNTYGTGCFLVMNTGEKPIESKNNLVTTIAWQIGDKINYALEGSIFIGGAVVQWLRDGLGIIKNAAEIETLARGVPHTDGVYLVPAFAGLGAPHWNARARGTLFGVTRGTSSAHIARAALDSIAYQSLDVLKAMEADSGIRIGELRVDGGACANNLLMQFQADILGVDAVRPKVSETTALGAAYLAGLAVGYWKDVDELQSQWALDRRFTPALPHAEVKANLDGWQRAIRAAKAWADTP from the coding sequence ATGCAGGATCAGTACATTCTCGCCCTCGACCAGGGCACGACGAGCTCGCGTGCCATGCTGTTCGACCGGCTCGGTAATGTCGTGTCGACGGCGCAAAAAGAATTCCAGCAAATCTATCCGCGTCCGGGTTGGGTCGAACACGACCCGCAGGAAATCTGGTCGACCCAGGCCGGTGTTGCCGCCGAAGCCGTCACGCGCGCCGGCATGAACGGCACGTCGATCGCGGCGATCGGTATCACCAATCAGCGCGAAACCACCATCGTGTGGGATCGTGAAACCGGCCACCCGATCTACAACGCGATCGTCTGGCAAGACCGCCGCACCGCCGATTTCTGCGACCAGCTCAAGGAGCAGGGTCTCGAAGAAAAAGTCCGCGCGAAAACCGGCCTGCCGATCGACTCGTATTTCTCGGCGACCAAGATCCGCTGGATTCTCGACAACGTGGAAGGCGCGCGCGAAAAGGCCAGGCAAGGCCGCCTCGCGTTCGGCACGGTGGATAGCTGGCTAGTGTGGAATTTCACCAAGGGCGGTCTGCACGTCACCGATGTGACCAACGCGTCGCGCACCATGCTGTTCAACATCCACACGCTGCAGTGGGACAACGAACTGCTCGAAGCGCTCGACATTCCGCGCAACATGCTGCCGGAAGTGCGTCCTTCGTCGGAAGTGTATGGCCCGACCAAGACCACCGTATTCGCTTCGAAGATTCCGCTCGCGGGCATCGCCGGCGATCAGCACGCTGCCCTCTTCGGCCAGATGTGCACGCAGTCGGGCATGGTGAAGAACACCTACGGCACGGGCTGCTTCCTCGTGATGAACACCGGCGAAAAACCGATCGAATCGAAGAACAACCTCGTCACCACGATTGCCTGGCAGATCGGCGACAAGATCAACTACGCGCTGGAAGGCAGCATCTTTATCGGCGGCGCGGTGGTGCAATGGCTGCGCGACGGCTTGGGCATCATCAAGAACGCGGCTGAAATCGAAACGTTGGCGCGCGGCGTGCCGCACACCGACGGCGTGTATCTCGTGCCCGCGTTCGCCGGCCTCGGCGCGCCGCACTGGAACGCCCGCGCTCGCGGCACGCTGTTCGGCGTGACGCGCGGCACGAGCTCGGCGCACATTGCCCGCGCCGCGCTCGATTCGATCGCCTACCAGTCGCTCGACGTGCTGAAGGCGATGGAAGCCGACTCCGGCATTCGCATCGGCGAATTGCGCGTGGACGGCGGCGCATGCGCGAACAACCTGCTGATGCAGTTCCAGGCCGACATTCTCGGCGTCGATGCGGTGCGCCCGAAGGTGTCGGAAACGACCGCGCTCGGCGCGGCGTATCTGGCCGGTCTCGCGGTCGGCTACTGGAAAGACGTGGACGAGTTGCAAAGCCAGTGGGCGCTCGACCGTCGCTTCACGCCCGCACTGCCGCACGCCGAGGTCAAGGCCAACCTCGACGGCTGGCAGCGCGCGATCCGCGCCGCCAAGGCGTGGGCCGATACGCCCTGA
- a CDS encoding TetR/AcrR family transcriptional regulator encodes MPKTLSADDIQQFREAMRRVAENAFATRGAQGVTMRELAKELDCSAMTPYRYFRDKDDILAMVRAAAFNRFALHLEAAAGNASGDNRLAVSDAYVAFALDEPHAYRLMFDVNQPEGGYPDLAAAALRAQEMLTTHFEQLVDAGLLEGDPQLIGYAYWASLHGFTMLALANQLPLPEAQQPAGHTAPTREAVLAQLRRMLWRGAQPQP; translated from the coding sequence ATGCCCAAAACCCTTTCCGCCGACGACATCCAGCAATTCCGCGAAGCGATGCGCCGCGTAGCCGAGAACGCGTTCGCCACGCGCGGCGCGCAGGGCGTGACGATGCGCGAACTGGCGAAAGAGTTGGACTGCAGTGCAATGACGCCCTACCGCTATTTCCGCGACAAGGACGACATTCTCGCGATGGTCCGCGCCGCCGCGTTCAATCGTTTCGCGCTGCACCTCGAAGCCGCCGCGGGGAACGCGTCCGGCGACAATCGTCTGGCGGTGAGCGACGCCTACGTCGCGTTCGCCCTCGACGAACCGCACGCGTACCGTTTGATGTTCGATGTGAATCAGCCGGAAGGCGGCTATCCGGATCTCGCCGCTGCGGCGCTGCGTGCGCAGGAAATGCTGACCACGCATTTCGAACAGCTGGTCGACGCAGGTCTTCTGGAAGGCGATCCGCAGTTGATTGGCTATGCGTACTGGGCAAGTCTGCACGGATTCACGATGCTCGCGCTCGCCAATCAGTTACCGTTGCCCGAGGCGCAGCAACCGGCCGGGCATACGGCACCGACGCGGGAAGCGGTGCTCGCCCAGCTTCGCCGGATGTTGTGGCGCGGCGCTCAGCCACAGCCATAG
- a CDS encoding DeoR/GlpR family DNA-binding transcription regulator: MTRDPRLTLNARQQELLEWVQRDGFVTVDDLAAHFDVTPQTIRRDVNWLADMNLLRRYHGGASLPTSSENVSYTARQRMFHEEKRRIAALVATHIPDQASLFINLGTTTEEVARALNRHRGLRVITNNLNVASMMSGYPDCEVLVTGGIVRPWDKGIVGELAIDFIRQFKVDFAIIGTSAIETDGTLRDFDTREVRVAEAIIEHARTVFLAADNSKFGRPALVRQGHLDQIDALFTDAAPPAEMAETLIAANCQVYIAE, from the coding sequence ATGACCCGAGACCCCCGCCTGACTCTCAACGCCCGGCAACAGGAACTGCTGGAGTGGGTGCAACGCGACGGCTTCGTGACCGTGGACGACCTCGCGGCCCACTTCGACGTGACGCCGCAGACGATCCGCCGCGACGTCAACTGGCTCGCCGACATGAATCTGCTGCGCCGCTATCACGGCGGCGCGAGTCTGCCGACCAGTTCCGAAAACGTCTCGTACACCGCGCGTCAGCGCATGTTCCACGAAGAGAAACGGCGCATCGCGGCGTTAGTGGCCACTCACATTCCCGATCAGGCGTCGCTGTTTATCAACCTCGGCACCACGACCGAAGAAGTGGCCCGCGCGCTGAACCGGCATCGCGGGCTGCGCGTGATTACCAACAATCTGAACGTCGCCAGCATGATGAGCGGCTATCCGGATTGCGAGGTGCTGGTCACCGGCGGGATCGTGCGGCCGTGGGACAAAGGCATCGTGGGCGAACTGGCGATCGATTTCATTCGCCAGTTCAAGGTGGATTTCGCGATCATCGGCACGTCGGCGATCGAAACGGACGGCACGCTGCGCGATTTCGACACCCGCGAAGTGCGCGTGGCCGAGGCAATCATCGAGCATGCGCGCACGGTGTTTCTGGCCGCCGACAACTCCAAATTCGGCCGACCGGCGCTGGTTCGTCAGGGGCATCTGGATCAGATCGACGCACTCTTTACGGACGCCGCGCCGCCTGCGGAAATGGCCGAGACGCTGATCGCGGCGAATTGCCAGGTGTATATCGCCGAGTAA
- a CDS encoding ferritin-like domain-containing protein — protein MHTELNHVMPWRIEDIDLTRIDRQKAVANEDLLLLLCAASFIESGTDLYTSNLSTFFDGDPEVSAWLNNEWEPEEMQHGRALKTYIAYVWPEFDWDKAFSQFMEEYSLTCSMEDFEKTRALEMVARCVVETGTATLYRAIGECSDEPVLKEITDNIRVDEVRHYKHFFRFFKKYNKIEGNGRLAVLGALMRRVMEMKNEDSEIALRHVFAVRYPERVHDSAYNRERAARINALVRRNLSADMCVKMLLKPLDLPARIQPGVHYPLAKITHYVFFR, from the coding sequence ATGCACACAGAGCTGAACCACGTCATGCCTTGGCGGATCGAGGATATCGACCTCACCCGCATTGACCGGCAGAAGGCGGTTGCCAATGAAGATCTGTTGCTGCTGTTGTGCGCCGCTTCGTTTATCGAAAGCGGCACCGACCTTTATACAAGCAATCTGAGTACTTTTTTTGACGGCGATCCGGAAGTGTCGGCCTGGCTCAACAACGAGTGGGAGCCGGAGGAAATGCAGCATGGCCGCGCGCTCAAAACCTACATCGCTTATGTGTGGCCCGAGTTCGACTGGGACAAGGCGTTCAGCCAGTTCATGGAAGAGTACTCGCTGACCTGTTCGATGGAGGATTTCGAAAAGACTCGCGCGCTCGAAATGGTGGCGCGCTGCGTGGTGGAAACCGGCACGGCCACGTTGTATCGCGCGATCGGCGAATGCTCGGACGAACCGGTGCTCAAAGAGATCACGGACAACATCCGCGTCGACGAAGTCCGTCACTACAAGCACTTTTTCCGGTTCTTCAAGAAGTACAACAAGATCGAAGGCAACGGCCGTCTCGCCGTGCTCGGCGCGTTGATGCGCCGTGTGATGGAGATGAAGAACGAAGACTCGGAAATCGCGTTGCGCCATGTGTTCGCGGTGCGTTATCCGGAGCGCGTGCATGACTCGGCGTATAACCGCGAACGCGCGGCGCGGATCAATGCGTTGGTGCGGCGTAATCTGTCGGCCGATATGTGCGTGAAGATGCTGCTCAAGCCGTTGGATCTGCCGGCGCGTATTCAGCCCGGCGTGCATTACCCGCTGGCGAAGATCACGCATTATGTTTTCTTCCGCTGA
- a CDS encoding DEAD/DEAH box helicase, which translates to MSFDSLGLSEPLVRAVHELGYTTPTPIQTQAIPAVLNGGDLLAGAQTGTGKTAGFTLPILQRLNSMPGVTTASGKRVVRALILTPTRELAAQVEESVRAYGKYLKLKSTVMFGGVGINPQIGALRSGVDIVVATPGRLLDHMQQKTIDLSHLEILVLDEADRMLDMGFIHDIKRVLAKLPPKRQNLLFSATFSDEIKTLADNLLDSPALIEVARRNTTAESVAQKIHPVDRDKKRELLTHLIKQHNWFQVLVFTRTKHGANRLAEQLTKDDISSLAIHGNKSQSARTRALAEFKDGTLQVLVATDIAARGIDIDQLPHVVNYDLPNVPEDYVHRIGRTGRAGATGEAISLVCVDELQLLKDIEKLIKRAVPQEVIAGFEPDPTAKPEPILRRGQGGGGGGGGRSPRQGQGAPKRDGAGAAKPAQRSGQRPAGGQQQPKPQGAKPAGNGGQPRRDGQRQDDRPRAVAHEGSGAQHAPRKPQGNKPQGGNPGALLGGAKPRNDGPRGGQPSRSGQRGR; encoded by the coding sequence ATGTCTTTTGATTCCCTCGGCTTGTCCGAACCGCTGGTCCGCGCTGTACACGAACTCGGCTACACCACCCCGACTCCGATCCAGACCCAGGCTATTCCGGCCGTGCTCAACGGCGGCGATCTGCTGGCCGGCGCGCAGACCGGCACCGGCAAGACCGCCGGCTTCACGCTGCCGATCCTGCAGCGCCTGAACAGCATGCCCGGCGTAACGACGGCCTCCGGCAAGCGCGTCGTGCGCGCGCTGATCCTCACGCCGACGCGTGAGCTCGCCGCCCAGGTCGAAGAAAGCGTGCGCGCTTACGGCAAGTACCTGAAGCTGAAGTCGACCGTGATGTTCGGCGGCGTCGGCATCAATCCGCAGATCGGCGCGCTGCGCAGCGGCGTGGACATCGTCGTCGCGACGCCGGGCCGTCTGCTCGATCACATGCAGCAGAAGACTATCGACCTGTCGCATCTCGAGATTCTCGTGCTCGACGAAGCCGACCGCATGCTCGACATGGGCTTCATCCACGACATCAAGCGCGTGCTCGCAAAGCTGCCGCCGAAGCGTCAGAACCTGCTGTTCTCGGCGACCTTCTCCGACGAAATCAAGACGCTTGCCGACAATCTGCTCGACTCGCCGGCGCTGATCGAAGTCGCGCGCCGTAACACGACGGCTGAATCGGTCGCGCAGAAGATTCACCCGGTGGACCGCGACAAGAAGCGCGAGCTGCTCACGCATCTGATCAAGCAGCACAACTGGTTCCAGGTGCTGGTGTTCACGCGCACCAAGCACGGCGCGAATCGTCTGGCCGAGCAATTGACCAAAGACGACATCAGCTCGCTCGCGATTCACGGCAACAAGAGCCAGTCGGCACGCACGCGCGCGCTCGCCGAGTTCAAGGACGGCACGCTGCAAGTGCTGGTGGCGACCGACATCGCCGCACGCGGTATCGATATCGATCAGTTGCCGCACGTGGTCAACTACGATCTGCCGAACGTGCCGGAAGACTACGTGCACCGCATCGGCCGTACGGGCCGCGCGGGCGCGACCGGCGAAGCGATTTCGCTGGTGTGCGTCGACGAACTGCAATTGCTGAAGGACATCGAGAAGCTGATCAAGCGTGCGGTGCCGCAGGAAGTGATCGCCGGTTTCGAACCGGATCCGACCGCGAAGCCGGAGCCGATTCTGCGTCGCGGCCAGGGTGGCGGTGGTGGTGGCGGCGGACGTTCGCCGCGTCAGGGTCAAGGCGCGCCGAAGCGCGATGGCGCGGGTGCCGCGAAGCCGGCGCAACGCTCGGGTCAACGCCCGGCCGGTGGCCAGCAACAGCCGAAGCCGCAAGGCGCGAAGCCGGCCGGCAACGGCGGCCAGCCGCGCCGTGACGGTCAGCGTCAGGACGACCGTCCGCGCGCGGTCGCGCATGAAGGCAGCGGCGCGCAGCATGCGCCACGCAAGCCGCAGGGCAACAAGCCGCAAGGCGGCAATCCGGGCGCGTTGCTGGGTGGCGCGAAGCCGCGTAACGATGGGCCGCGTGGCGGCCAACCGTCGCGCAGCGGTCAGCGCGGGCGTTAA
- a CDS encoding MFS transporter, with translation MHTPASPSAAASPLAAPAPLSKAMVRRIVFSSSVGNALEWFDFLVYGYFATIIAKQFFPMQDEWLSTLLAIATFGISFLMRPLGAVVLGTYGDRKGRKAALTLAIALMMVGTFTMAVMPPYASIGLAAPVLILLARLVQGFAVGGEFGSATAFMVEHSASRRGYYASWQFASQGLAAITAAAFGSLLTAWMPPEQLNSWGWRLPFMFGLLVGPVGYYIRSHLDETPEFLALHKAREAREAAGLRPVANDQEANGASFSSQWVNLLLAVGIVAQSTVGVYVLQLYMPMYAVKQLHMPAAASFGVVVLNGGLQFLLSPVMGALSDRIGRIRIMLTTLVLMGTLIYPMFALLQSHPTIGWLLLLQGTAGIFKAAYSGPMPALMSEIFPTQVRSTGLSIGYSIGVTIFGGFAPTIVETFIHVTGDKLAPSYYVLIAAVLSGLSLVVVAFRMRRVRLMQAVQPA, from the coding sequence ATGCACACCCCCGCGTCGCCTTCGGCGGCAGCTTCCCCTCTTGCCGCGCCCGCACCGCTTTCCAAAGCCATGGTGCGGCGAATCGTGTTTTCCTCGTCGGTCGGCAATGCGCTCGAGTGGTTCGACTTTCTGGTCTACGGCTACTTCGCGACCATCATCGCCAAACAGTTTTTCCCGATGCAGGACGAGTGGCTGTCGACGCTGCTCGCCATCGCCACCTTCGGCATCTCGTTCCTGATGCGGCCGCTGGGCGCCGTCGTGCTCGGCACGTACGGCGACCGCAAGGGCCGCAAGGCGGCGCTGACGCTCGCCATCGCGCTGATGATGGTCGGCACCTTCACGATGGCCGTGATGCCGCCGTATGCGTCGATCGGCCTGGCGGCGCCGGTGCTGATCCTGCTCGCGCGGCTCGTGCAAGGTTTCGCGGTGGGCGGCGAGTTCGGCAGCGCGACGGCCTTCATGGTCGAACACAGCGCGTCGCGTCGCGGCTATTACGCGAGTTGGCAGTTCGCGAGCCAGGGGCTCGCGGCGATCACCGCTGCGGCCTTCGGCTCGCTGCTGACCGCGTGGATGCCGCCCGAGCAACTCAATAGCTGGGGCTGGCGTCTGCCGTTCATGTTCGGCTTGCTGGTCGGGCCGGTGGGCTATTACATCCGCTCGCACCTCGACGAAACGCCGGAGTTCCTCGCGCTGCACAAAGCGCGTGAAGCCCGCGAGGCGGCCGGCCTTCGCCCCGTCGCGAACGATCAAGAAGCGAACGGCGCCTCGTTCTCCAGCCAGTGGGTCAATCTGCTGCTTGCCGTGGGCATCGTGGCGCAATCCACGGTGGGCGTGTACGTGCTGCAGTTGTACATGCCGATGTACGCGGTCAAGCAGTTGCACATGCCGGCGGCGGCATCGTTCGGCGTGGTGGTGCTCAACGGTGGCCTGCAGTTTCTGCTGTCGCCGGTCATGGGCGCGCTGTCGGATCGCATCGGCCGGATTCGCATCATGCTGACGACGTTGGTGTTGATGGGCACGCTGATCTATCCGATGTTCGCCTTGCTGCAGTCGCATCCCACCATCGGCTGGTTGCTGCTGCTTCAAGGCACGGCGGGTATTTTCAAAGCCGCTTACTCCGGACCGATGCCCGCGCTGATGTCCGAGATCTTCCCGACGCAAGTGCGCTCGACCGGTCTTTCCATTGGTTACAGCATCGGCGTGACGATTTTCGGCGGCTTTGCGCCGACGATCGTCGAGACCTTCATTCACGTGACCGGCGACAAACTCGCGCCAAGTTATTACGTGCTGATCGCCGCGGTGTTGTCGGGGTTGTCGCTGGTGGTCGTGGCGTTTCGCATGCGCCGGGTGCGCCTGATGCAGGCCGTTCAGCCGGCCTGA